Proteins from a single region of Sinorhizobium alkalisoli:
- a CDS encoding YdcF family protein — MFLASKIFWLVAQPLSFAFFSLLIGLLLTFARLRRTSGALSVLGLLVLFLTLFTSTGSYFLQILEDRFPRPSPPRELSCIIVLGGAFENEVMAGRGGLEFNQAGDRFVETVRLARTYPAARVLVSGGDGSFSGTYEGDARASEAFFAAFGIRPERLIREEESRTTFENAANTKDLLAAHRLENCALVTSAFHMPRSVGLFRRLGVDVMPWPTDYRTSGKVRLGFDFTQPSLNAQLTTTAAREWIGLIGYYLTGRTPTVLPDSG, encoded by the coding sequence ATGTTCCTCGCTTCGAAAATCTTCTGGCTCGTCGCCCAGCCGCTTTCCTTCGCCTTCTTCAGCCTGCTGATCGGCCTGCTGCTGACCTTCGCCCGTCTTCGGCGAACCAGCGGCGCCTTGAGCGTGCTCGGGCTTCTCGTGCTGTTCTTGACCCTGTTCACGAGCACGGGCTCCTATTTCTTGCAGATCCTGGAGGACCGGTTTCCCCGCCCCTCGCCGCCGCGGGAACTCTCCTGCATCATCGTGCTTGGCGGGGCCTTCGAGAACGAGGTGATGGCGGGACGCGGCGGCCTGGAGTTCAACCAGGCGGGCGATCGCTTCGTCGAGACGGTCAGGCTCGCCAGGACCTATCCGGCGGCACGCGTTCTGGTCTCAGGCGGCGACGGATCGTTCAGCGGGACTTATGAGGGCGATGCGAGGGCGTCGGAAGCCTTCTTTGCGGCTTTCGGCATCCGGCCGGAGCGTCTGATCCGCGAGGAAGAATCGCGCACGACCTTCGAGAACGCGGCGAACACGAAGGACCTGCTCGCCGCCCATCGGCTTGAGAACTGCGCGCTCGTCACCTCCGCCTTCCACATGCCCCGTTCGGTCGGCCTGTTCCGCAGGCTCGGGGTAGATGTCATGCCCTGGCCGACGGACTACCGCACCAGCGGCAAGGTTCGGCTCGGCTTTGATTTCACCCAGCCCTCGCTCAATGCCCAATTGACGACCACCGCGGCGCGCGAATGGATCGGCCTGATCGGCTACTACTTGACCGGCCGAACGCCGACGGTCCTGCCGGATTCGGGTTGA
- the irrA gene encoding iron response transcriptional regulator IrrA: MTKAMEISSQERLRKSGLRPTRQRVALADLIFAKGDRHLTVEELHEEAVVAGVPVSLATVYNTLHQFTEAGMIRVLAVESAKTYFDTNVSDHHHFFVEGENEVLDIPVSNIQIDNLPEAPEGMEISHVDVVIRLRRKSRC, translated from the coding sequence ATGACGAAAGCAATGGAGATATCCTCGCAGGAGAGGCTGCGCAAATCGGGCTTGCGTCCGACGCGCCAGCGCGTGGCGCTTGCCGATCTCATCTTCGCCAAGGGCGACCGCCACCTGACGGTGGAGGAACTGCATGAGGAGGCGGTCGTCGCCGGCGTCCCGGTATCGCTCGCGACCGTCTACAACACCCTGCACCAGTTCACCGAGGCGGGAATGATCCGCGTTCTCGCCGTCGAGAGCGCGAAGACCTATTTCGATACCAATGTCTCGGACCACCACCATTTCTTCGTCGAAGGCGAGAACGAGGTCCTCGACATTCCGGTGAGCAACATCCAGATCGACAATCTGCCCGAGGCGCCGGAAGGCATGGAAATCTCCCATGTCGATGTGGTGATCCGCCTGCGCCGCAAATCCCGCTGCTGA
- a CDS encoding sensor histidine kinase, whose product MIEVSKSEREISGGGLQSVASYIRHYLRRPFSFYLISLLLIAIIPPFIFSLVILKRSLDAQEQVVTSLLKASTGSVTRIVEREVEGMLTTLKVLSTSPAIDPDKIGTFFDRASVALADSDSDMIMIDRNHNLRLNTRFPLGTPLGKGSDPEIERAFTSATHSVSGVFFSEASGRWVFSVYLPYMASDGEQYLLGLTQDASSMGKAVNRETLSPGWNAALVDRAGKVIASSDPVVRSGEPFFLKTLPAISIGVGNVSANGTEYRVASEFSVVSGWRIVAWAPREIVDQPMVSSFLWLSLGGVLFAGIAIAGSLTIARLLTQGVKLLALDARRLGAGEAIEPRRYVIAEVEAVSAALALAAAARTRAEAEIRLLMREVAHRSKNQLTVIQSMLAQSAASADDTTEFVDAFRRRLAGLARSTDLMLANAALGVEFRELVLGQLQPFMPDDQNRVILKGPDLRLDTQMAQTLGMVFHELSTNAIKHGALANPAGTIMLEWSMEEKMLVIRWRERGAKISVSNKARPRRGFGTVVIERMLGMALSAELERTTHADGIEWLIRIPRDGGDSREEAAS is encoded by the coding sequence ATGATTGAAGTGAGCAAGAGTGAGCGAGAGATCTCTGGCGGCGGCTTACAGTCGGTAGCTAGCTACATTCGCCACTACCTCCGGCGTCCCTTCAGCTTCTACCTGATTTCGCTCCTGTTGATCGCAATCATACCGCCCTTCATCTTCTCGCTGGTGATCCTGAAGCGCAGCCTCGATGCACAGGAGCAGGTGGTTACCTCGCTGCTCAAGGCCTCGACCGGATCCGTCACGCGCATCGTCGAGCGCGAGGTGGAGGGAATGCTGACGACGCTGAAGGTGCTTTCGACCTCGCCGGCGATCGATCCTGACAAAATAGGCACCTTCTTCGATCGCGCGTCGGTGGCGCTCGCCGATTCCGATTCCGACATGATCATGATCGACCGCAACCACAATCTGCGCCTGAACACACGCTTTCCCCTCGGAACGCCGCTCGGCAAGGGTTCGGATCCAGAAATCGAACGCGCCTTCACAAGCGCCACGCATTCCGTCTCGGGCGTCTTCTTCTCCGAAGCGAGCGGGCGATGGGTCTTCAGTGTCTACCTGCCCTATATGGCTTCGGACGGAGAGCAATATCTGCTGGGCCTGACCCAGGATGCTTCCAGCATGGGAAAGGCCGTCAACCGCGAGACGCTGTCGCCCGGCTGGAATGCGGCGCTGGTCGATCGCGCGGGCAAGGTCATCGCCTCCTCCGATCCGGTGGTGAGGTCGGGCGAGCCGTTCTTTCTGAAGACGCTGCCGGCGATCAGCATCGGTGTTGGCAATGTCAGTGCGAACGGCACGGAATATCGGGTCGCATCGGAATTCTCCGTTGTGTCCGGCTGGCGCATCGTCGCCTGGGCGCCGCGCGAGATCGTCGATCAGCCGATGGTTTCGTCATTCCTGTGGCTGTCGCTCGGCGGAGTCCTCTTCGCGGGGATCGCAATCGCGGGTTCGCTGACGATCGCGCGGCTGCTGACGCAGGGCGTCAAGCTCCTGGCGCTCGACGCGCGGCGTCTCGGTGCCGGCGAAGCGATCGAGCCGCGCCGCTATGTGATCGCCGAAGTCGAGGCCGTGTCGGCGGCTCTGGCGCTCGCGGCGGCCGCGCGCACCCGGGCCGAAGCGGAAATTCGCCTTCTGATGCGCGAAGTCGCCCACCGCTCGAAAAACCAGTTGACGGTCATCCAGTCGATGCTCGCCCAGTCTGCCGCGTCCGCCGACGATACGACGGAATTCGTCGATGCATTCCGCCGGCGCCTGGCTGGGCTGGCGCGCTCGACCGACCTGATGCTTGCCAATGCCGCGCTCGGGGTCGAATTCCGCGAGCTGGTGCTGGGCCAGTTGCAGCCCTTTATGCCCGACGATCAGAACCGTGTCATACTCAAGGGTCCGGATCTGCGGCTGGACACGCAAATGGCCCAGACGCTCGGCATGGTTTTCCACGAGCTGTCGACCAACGCCATCAAGCATGGTGCTCTCGCCAATCCGGCCGGGACGATCATGCTGGAGTGGTCAATGGAGGAGAAAATGCTCGTCATTCGTTGGCGCGAGCGGGGCGCGAAGATAAGCGTCTCGAACAAGGCCAGGCCCCGCAGAGGGTTCGGAACCGTCGTGATCGAGCGCATGCTCGGCATGGCACTGAGCGCCGAACTGGAGCGAACGACGCATGCCGACGGCATCGAATGGCTGATTCGCATCCCGCGTGACGGGGGGGATAGCCGCGAGGAAGCGGCGTCGTGA
- the rpsO gene encoding 30S ribosomal protein S15, which produces MSIAAERKAQLIKEFATAEGDTGSPEVQVAILTERINNLTEHFKDHKKDNHSRRGLLALVSSRRSLLDYLKKKDEARYTKLIGALGIRR; this is translated from the coding sequence ATGTCGATCGCTGCAGAGCGCAAGGCTCAACTCATCAAGGAATTCGCGACCGCCGAAGGCGATACCGGCTCCCCGGAAGTCCAGGTTGCGATTCTGACGGAACGGATCAACAATCTGACCGAGCACTTCAAGGACCACAAGAAGGATAATCATTCCCGCCGTGGCCTTCTCGCGCTGGTTTCCAGCCGTCGTTCGCTCCTCGACTATCTGAAGAAGAAAGACGAAGCGCGTTACACCAAGCTGATCGGTGCCCTCGGCATCCGTCGCTGA
- the fabA gene encoding 3-hydroxyacyl-[acyl-carrier-protein] dehydratase FabA: MTTRQSSFSYEEILTCGRGEMFGPGNAQLPLPPMLMFNRITDISETGGPHDKGYVRAEFDITPDLWFFPCHFMGDPVMPGCLGLDAMWQLTGFFLGWLGELGKGRAISTGEVKFTGMVTPKTKLVEYGIDFKRVMRGRLVLGIADGWMKADSEVIYRATDLRVGLFQEKAD, translated from the coding sequence ATGACCACCAGACAATCCAGCTTCAGCTATGAGGAAATCCTGACCTGCGGCCGAGGCGAAATGTTTGGCCCCGGCAATGCACAGCTGCCGCTGCCGCCGATGCTGATGTTCAACCGCATCACCGATATTTCGGAGACCGGCGGTCCGCACGACAAGGGCTATGTGCGTGCCGAGTTCGACATCACGCCGGATCTGTGGTTCTTCCCCTGCCATTTCATGGGCGATCCCGTTATGCCGGGCTGCCTCGGCCTCGATGCCATGTGGCAATTGACCGGCTTCTTTCTCGGCTGGCTCGGCGAGCTCGGCAAGGGCCGTGCCATCTCCACCGGCGAGGTGAAGTTCACCGGCATGGTGACGCCGAAGACCAAGCTGGTCGAATACGGCATCGACTTCAAGCGCGTGATGCGCGGCCGGCTGGTGCTCGGCATCGCCGATGGCTGGATGAAGGCCGACAGCGAAGTGATCTACAGGGCTACCGACCTCAGGGTCGGCCTTTTCCAGGAAAAGGCCGATTGA
- a CDS encoding trimeric intracellular cation channel family protein, with amino-acid sequence MPILEFLDYAGVAVFAATGALSASRKQLDIIGYIFLASVTGIGGGTMRDVVLGATPVFWAVNPAYLVVCAVVGLLVFFGAHRLESRYRMLVWLDAIGLSAYCVMGAAKGLAATGSPIVALVTGMLTATFGGILRDLLAGEPSVLLRPEIYVTAALVGAGGFVLATIAGLPLAASSALGVAAAFAVRGGALRYGWTLPTGKAGPGRDPNEVM; translated from the coding sequence ATGCCGATTCTTGAATTTCTCGACTATGCCGGAGTCGCCGTCTTTGCGGCGACCGGCGCACTGTCGGCTTCGCGCAAGCAGCTCGACATCATAGGCTATATCTTCCTGGCTTCGGTGACCGGCATCGGCGGCGGTACGATGCGCGACGTCGTCCTTGGCGCCACTCCCGTGTTCTGGGCGGTCAACCCGGCCTATCTCGTCGTCTGCGCCGTGGTCGGCCTTCTCGTCTTCTTCGGGGCCCACCGTCTGGAGTCGCGCTACCGGATGCTCGTCTGGCTCGATGCGATCGGCCTTTCGGCCTATTGCGTCATGGGCGCGGCAAAGGGGCTCGCGGCCACCGGTTCGCCGATCGTCGCGCTGGTGACCGGCATGCTGACGGCAACCTTCGGCGGGATCCTGCGTGATCTCCTCGCCGGCGAGCCTTCGGTGCTGCTCCGGCCAGAGATCTACGTCACCGCGGCGCTCGTCGGTGCCGGCGGTTTCGTGCTGGCGACGATCGCCGGACTGCCTCTCGCGGCAAGCTCGGCGCTCGGCGTGGCCGCCGCCTTTGCCGTGCGCGGCGGGGCGCTTCGATACGGCTGGACGCTGCCGACCGGCAAGGCGGGGCCGGGCCGCGACCCGAACGAGGTGATGTGA
- the truB gene encoding tRNA pseudouridine(55) synthase TruB encodes MSKPRKPKGRPISGWLILDKPLDYGSTEAVSKIKWLFKAQKAGHAGTLDPLASGMLPIALGDATKTVPYVMDGRKIYEFTVAWGEERSTDDLEGEVVRSSAERPSEEAIRALLPKYTGVIAQVPPQFSAIKIDGERAYDLARDGETVEIPAREVEVFRLSLIGCTPHLAQFEIECGKGTYVRSLARDMGRDLGCFGHIASLRRTFVAPFGEEDMVPLAELVALEKIEDEAERLAALDGCLIETGEALSDLPHVAVNDDQAYRLRMGNPIILRGRDAPLPAPEAYATARGKLVAIGEVAEGEFRPKRVFAGQ; translated from the coding sequence ATGTCCAAACCGCGCAAACCCAAGGGCCGTCCAATCTCGGGCTGGCTTATTCTCGACAAGCCGCTCGACTACGGTTCCACCGAAGCGGTCTCCAAGATCAAGTGGCTGTTCAAGGCACAGAAGGCGGGTCACGCCGGCACGCTGGATCCGCTTGCCTCCGGAATGCTGCCGATCGCGCTTGGGGACGCGACGAAGACCGTTCCCTATGTGATGGATGGCCGCAAGATCTACGAATTCACTGTGGCCTGGGGCGAGGAACGCTCGACCGATGACCTCGAAGGCGAGGTCGTCCGCTCGTCGGCCGAGCGGCCGAGCGAGGAGGCGATCCGCGCTTTGCTGCCGAAATATACAGGTGTCATCGCACAGGTGCCGCCGCAGTTTTCGGCGATCAAGATCGACGGCGAGCGCGCCTACGACCTCGCGCGCGACGGCGAGACCGTGGAGATTCCGGCGCGGGAGGTCGAGGTTTTCCGTCTGTCCTTGATCGGCTGCACGCCGCATCTGGCCCAGTTCGAGATCGAATGCGGCAAGGGAACCTATGTCCGCTCGCTTGCCCGCGACATGGGCCGCGACCTCGGCTGCTTCGGCCATATAGCATCACTCCGCCGCACCTTCGTCGCTCCCTTCGGCGAGGAGGACATGGTGCCGCTTGCCGAACTCGTTGCGCTGGAAAAGATAGAGGACGAGGCGGAGCGGCTTGCCGCCCTCGACGGCTGCCTCATCGAGACCGGCGAAGCGCTTTCCGACCTGCCGCATGTTGCGGTCAACGACGATCAGGCGTACCGACTCCGGATGGGAAATCCGATCATCCTGCGGGGTCGAGACGCGCCTCTGCCGGCCCCTGAAGCCTATGCCACGGCGCGCGGCAAGCTCGTCGCCATCGGGGAGGTCGCCGAGGGTGAATTCCGGCCGAAGCGCGTATTTGCCGGTCAGTGA
- a CDS encoding class I SAM-dependent methyltransferase, translated as MSRDALKTLFHPFDTGIIDPPGEDERVLFLGAEAGYRLPEGFAGSIAAVQPLRPLYRALAAARIDVAPVAAGEDYDLALVLCGKHKGENENRIAEALKRTRAGALVVVAGGKEDGIQPLRKKIGKLGWDGDSMPKYHGVAFWFTRPEDVSEAVSRLTKAPVHIESLFEAAPGMFSHDRVDAGSELLASRLPRDFTGHAADFGAGWGYLSVKLAEASPGLKGIDLFEADYEALEAARANMTANAPSTPARFYWHDLTAEETRDKYDLIVMNPPFHEGHAAEPALGAAMIGAAAKALKQGGRLLLVANRGLPYEQVLSEGFRESGETCRNARFKVLWAKR; from the coding sequence ATGAGCCGTGACGCGCTGAAAACCCTCTTCCATCCCTTCGACACAGGCATCATCGACCCGCCGGGCGAAGACGAGCGCGTTCTGTTCCTCGGCGCCGAGGCCGGTTACCGACTGCCGGAAGGCTTCGCCGGATCGATCGCCGCCGTGCAGCCGCTGCGGCCCCTCTATCGCGCCTTGGCGGCCGCCCGCATCGACGTTGCGCCCGTCGCCGCGGGTGAGGACTACGACCTGGCGCTGGTGCTCTGCGGCAAGCACAAAGGCGAGAACGAGAACAGGATCGCCGAGGCGCTGAAGCGCACCCGCGCCGGCGCGTTGGTGGTCGTCGCCGGCGGCAAGGAGGATGGCATCCAGCCGCTGCGCAAGAAGATCGGCAAGTTAGGCTGGGATGGCGATTCCATGCCGAAATACCATGGCGTCGCCTTCTGGTTCACGCGCCCCGAGGACGTTTCAGAAGCCGTCTCCAGGCTCACGAAAGCGCCGGTGCACATCGAAAGCCTGTTCGAGGCCGCGCCCGGCATGTTCTCGCATGACCGCGTCGATGCCGGCTCGGAGTTGCTCGCGTCGCGCTTGCCGCGCGATTTCACCGGACATGCGGCGGATTTCGGAGCCGGCTGGGGCTATCTTTCGGTCAAGCTCGCCGAGGCGTCCCCGGGTCTCAAGGGCATTGATCTCTTCGAAGCGGATTACGAGGCGCTGGAGGCCGCACGGGCCAATATGACGGCGAACGCGCCCTCGACCCCGGCGCGCTTCTACTGGCACGACCTGACGGCCGAGGAGACGCGCGACAAGTACGACCTGATCGTCATGAACCCACCCTTCCACGAAGGGCATGCGGCGGAACCGGCGCTTGGCGCGGCCATGATCGGGGCCGCCGCCAAGGCCCTGAAGCAGGGCGGCCGCCTGCTGCTGGTCGCCAATCGCGGCCTGCCCTACGAACAGGTCCTGTCGGAAGGTTTCAGGGAAAGCGGCGAAACCTGCCGCAATGCGCGCTTCAAGGTGCTCTGGGCGAAGCGCTGA
- the pnp gene encoding polyribonucleotide nucleotidyltransferase: MFETHKVEIEWAGRPLKLETGKIARQADGAVLATYGETVVLATVVSAKAPKPGQDFFPLTVNYQEKTYAAGKIPGGYFKREGRPSENETLVSRLIDRPIRPLFPEGYKNDTQVIITVMQHDLENNPDVVSMVAASAALTLSGVPFMGPVGGARVGYINGEYVLNPHLDEMDESTLDLIVAGTQDAVLMVESEAKELPEDVMLGAVMFGHKGFQPVIDAIVKLAEVAAKEPREFDPEDHSALENAMLELAEAELRNAYKITEKTARYAAVDAVKAKVKEHFLPEGVENPGHTAEEIAQVFKHLQAKIVRWNILDTQSRIDGRDLVTVRPIVAEVGLLPRTHGSALFTRGETQAIVVATLGTGEDEQYVDSLTGMYKENFMLHYNFPPFSVGETGRLGSPGRREIGHGKLAWRAIHPMLPTAEQFPYTLRVVSEITESNGSSSMATVCGTSLALMDAGVPLAKPVAGIAMGLIKEDERFAVLSDILGDEDHLGDMDFKVAGTESGITSLQMDIKIAGITEEIMKVALDQAKSGRVHILGEMAKAISESRGQLGEFAPRIEVMNIPVDKIREVIGSGGKVIREIVEKTGAKINIEDDGTVKIASASSKEIEAARKWIHSIVAEPEVGQVYEGTVVKTADFGAFVNFFGARDGLVHISQLASERVAKTTDVVKEGDKVWVKLMGFDERGKVRLSMKVVDQTTGKEIVAEKKDGGEAAE; this comes from the coding sequence ATGTTCGAGACCCACAAGGTAGAAATCGAATGGGCTGGGCGTCCGCTCAAGCTCGAAACCGGCAAGATCGCCCGCCAGGCCGACGGTGCCGTTCTCGCCACCTACGGCGAAACCGTCGTGCTTGCCACCGTCGTTTCGGCCAAGGCGCCGAAGCCCGGCCAGGATTTCTTTCCCCTGACCGTCAACTATCAGGAAAAGACCTATGCCGCCGGCAAGATCCCCGGCGGTTACTTCAAGCGCGAAGGCCGCCCGTCGGAGAACGAGACGCTTGTTTCGCGCCTGATCGACCGTCCGATCCGCCCGCTTTTCCCCGAAGGCTACAAGAACGACACGCAGGTCATCATCACCGTCATGCAGCATGACCTGGAGAACAATCCGGACGTCGTGTCGATGGTCGCCGCCTCCGCTGCGCTGACGCTTTCCGGCGTTCCCTTCATGGGCCCGGTCGGCGGCGCCCGCGTCGGTTACATCAACGGCGAATACGTCCTGAACCCGCATCTCGACGAGATGGACGAGTCCACGCTCGACCTCATCGTCGCCGGCACCCAGGACGCCGTGCTGATGGTCGAGTCGGAAGCGAAGGAACTGCCCGAGGACGTGATGCTCGGCGCCGTCATGTTTGGCCACAAGGGCTTCCAGCCGGTGATCGACGCGATCGTCAAGCTTGCCGAAGTCGCCGCCAAGGAGCCGCGCGAATTCGATCCGGAAGACCATTCCGCGCTCGAAAACGCCATGCTCGAACTTGCCGAGGCCGAACTGCGCAACGCCTACAAGATTACCGAGAAGACTGCGCGCTACGCCGCCGTCGATGCCGTCAAGGCGAAGGTAAAGGAACATTTCCTGCCGGAGGGCGTCGAAAACCCCGGCCATACCGCGGAAGAGATCGCTCAGGTGTTCAAGCACCTGCAAGCCAAGATCGTCCGTTGGAACATCCTCGATACGCAGAGCCGCATCGACGGCCGCGATCTCGTAACCGTTCGCCCGATCGTCGCCGAAGTCGGGCTCCTGCCGCGCACCCACGGCTCCGCACTCTTCACCCGCGGAGAGACGCAGGCAATCGTGGTTGCCACGCTCGGTACCGGTGAAGACGAGCAGTATGTGGATTCCTTGACCGGCATGTACAAGGAAAACTTCATGCTGCATTACAACTTCCCGCCCTTCTCGGTCGGCGAAACGGGGCGCCTCGGCTCTCCGGGCCGCCGCGAGATCGGTCACGGCAAGCTCGCCTGGCGCGCCATCCACCCGATGCTGCCGACGGCTGAGCAATTCCCCTACACGCTGCGCGTCGTCTCCGAGATCACCGAATCGAACGGCTCGTCCTCGATGGCGACCGTCTGCGGCACCTCGCTGGCGCTGATGGATGCCGGCGTGCCGCTCGCCAAGCCCGTTGCCGGCATTGCCATGGGCCTGATCAAGGAAGACGAGCGTTTCGCCGTTCTCTCGGACATCCTCGGCGACGAGGATCATCTCGGCGACATGGACTTCAAGGTCGCGGGCACCGAATCTGGCATCACCTCGCTGCAGATGGACATCAAGATCGCCGGGATTACCGAGGAGATCATGAAGGTCGCGCTCGACCAGGCGAAGTCCGGTCGCGTTCACATCCTCGGCGAAATGGCCAAGGCGATCTCCGAAAGTCGCGGTCAGCTCGGTGAGTTCGCGCCGCGCATCGAAGTCATGAACATCCCGGTCGACAAGATCCGCGAAGTCATCGGATCCGGCGGCAAGGTCATCCGCGAGATCGTCGAGAAGACCGGCGCCAAGATCAACATCGAGGACGACGGCACGGTCAAGATCGCCTCGGCCTCTTCGAAGGAGATCGAGGCCGCCCGCAAGTGGATCCACTCGATCGTTGCCGAGCCGGAAGTCGGCCAGGTCTACGAGGGCACGGTCGTGAAGACCGCCGACTTCGGCGCCTTCGTCAATTTCTTCGGCGCCCGCGACGGCCTCGTCCACATCTCTCAGCTCGCCTCCGAGCGCGTCGCCAAGACGACCGACGTCGTCAAGGAAGGCGACAAGGTCTGGGTCAAGCTGATGGGCTTCGACGAGCGCGGCAAGGTCCGCCTCTCCATGAAGGTCGTCGACCAAACGACTGGCAAGGAGATCGTCGCCGAGAAGAAGGATGGTGGCGAAGCGGCCGAATAA
- the fabB gene encoding beta-ketoacyl-ACP synthase I → MRRVVVTGLGIVSSIGNNADEVTASLREAKSGITFSPDFAEHGFKCQVWGRPTLDPTDLVDRRAMRFLSQAGAWNHVAMKQAIADAGLEAADITDERTGIIMGSGGASTRTIVEAAEITRKNGSPKRIGPFAVPKAMSSTASATLATWFQIHGVNYSISSACSTSAHCIGNAAEMIQWGKQDVMFAGGHEDLDWTMSNLFDAMGAMSSNFNDTPASASRAYDADRDGFVIAGGAGVVVLEELERAKARGAKIYGELVGYGATSDGYDMVAPSGEGAVRCMRQALATVKGEVDYINTHGTSTPVGDQKEIGAIREVFGDRIPHIQSTKSLTGHSLGAAGVQESIYGLLMMQAGFIGESAHIRELDPEFEGVPIVRERIDNAKIDTVLSNSFGFGGTNATLVFQRYNG, encoded by the coding sequence ATGAGACGGGTTGTTGTAACGGGCCTCGGCATCGTTTCCTCGATCGGTAACAATGCAGACGAAGTCACCGCGTCGCTGCGCGAGGCGAAGTCGGGCATCACGTTTTCTCCGGATTTCGCCGAACACGGTTTCAAATGCCAGGTCTGGGGTCGGCCGACGCTCGATCCAACCGACCTCGTCGACCGGCGCGCCATGCGCTTCCTGTCGCAGGCCGGCGCCTGGAACCATGTGGCGATGAAGCAGGCGATCGCGGATGCCGGCCTGGAAGCTGCCGACATTACCGATGAGCGCACCGGCATCATCATGGGCTCGGGCGGCGCCTCGACGCGCACCATCGTCGAAGCGGCCGAGATCACCCGCAAGAACGGGAGCCCCAAGCGCATCGGCCCCTTCGCCGTGCCGAAGGCCATGTCCTCGACGGCCTCCGCGACGCTTGCGACCTGGTTCCAGATCCATGGCGTCAACTACTCGATCTCATCGGCCTGCTCGACCTCGGCGCATTGCATCGGCAATGCGGCGGAGATGATCCAGTGGGGCAAGCAGGACGTGATGTTCGCGGGCGGCCATGAAGACCTCGACTGGACCATGTCCAACCTCTTCGACGCGATGGGCGCGATGTCCTCGAACTTCAACGACACGCCGGCAAGCGCCTCGCGCGCCTATGACGCCGACCGCGACGGTTTTGTCATTGCCGGCGGCGCAGGGGTGGTGGTACTCGAGGAACTGGAGCGGGCAAAGGCTCGCGGCGCCAAGATCTATGGTGAACTCGTCGGCTACGGCGCGACCTCCGACGGCTACGACATGGTCGCCCCCTCCGGCGAAGGCGCCGTGCGCTGCATGCGCCAGGCGCTCGCGACCGTGAAGGGCGAGGTCGATTACATCAACACCCACGGCACGTCGACGCCGGTCGGCGACCAGAAGGAAATCGGCGCCATCCGCGAGGTTTTCGGCGACAGAATTCCGCACATCCAATCGACCAAGTCGCTCACCGGCCACTCGCTCGGTGCGGCCGGCGTACAGGAATCGATCTACGGTCTGCTGATGATGCAGGCCGGCTTCATCGGCGAAAGCGCCCATATCCGCGAACTGGACCCGGAATTCGAAGGCGTGCCGATCGTGCGTGAGCGGATCGACAATGCCAAGATCGACACGGTTCTTTCGAACTCCTTCGGCTTCGGCGGCACGAACGCAACGCTCGTGTTCCAGCGCTACAACGGATAA
- the fabI gene encoding enoyl-ACP reductase FabI, with product MNGLMNGKRGLIMGVANNHSIAWGIAKTLAAQGAELAFTYQGEALGKRVKPLAAELDSDFLLPCDVEDIATVDAAIAAIKERWGKLDFIVHAIGFSDKSELKGLYADTTRENFSRTMVISCFSFTEIARRAADLMSAGGTMLTLTYGGSVRVMPNYNVMGVAKAALEASVRYLAADYGVRGIRVNAISAGPIRTLAGAGISDARAMLSWQQKNSPLRRTVTIDDVGSSALYLLSDLSRGVTGEIHYVDSGYNITSMPTLDTLRIADAE from the coding sequence ATGAACGGACTGATGAACGGAAAGCGCGGCCTCATCATGGGTGTGGCCAACAATCATTCCATTGCCTGGGGGATTGCGAAAACGCTGGCAGCGCAGGGTGCGGAACTGGCCTTCACCTATCAGGGCGAGGCGCTCGGCAAACGCGTGAAGCCGCTGGCGGCCGAACTCGACTCCGACTTCCTGCTGCCCTGCGACGTCGAGGACATCGCCACGGTCGATGCCGCCATCGCCGCGATCAAGGAGCGCTGGGGCAAGCTGGACTTCATCGTCCATGCCATCGGCTTCTCCGACAAGAGCGAGCTCAAGGGACTCTATGCGGACACGACCCGGGAAAATTTCAGCCGCACCATGGTGATCTCCTGCTTCTCCTTCACGGAGATCGCCAGGCGTGCCGCCGATCTGATGAGCGCGGGCGGCACCATGCTGACGCTAACCTATGGCGGCTCGGTGCGGGTCATGCCGAACTACAATGTGATGGGCGTCGCCAAGGCTGCACTCGAGGCCTCGGTGCGCTATCTCGCCGCCGATTACGGCGTCCGCGGCATCCGCGTCAACGCAATCTCCGCCGGCCCGATCCGCACGCTCGCCGGCGCCGGCATCTCCGACGCGCGCGCCATGCTTTCCTGGCAACAGAAGAACTCGCCGCTGCGCCGCACCGTCACGATCGACGACGTCGGCAGCTCGGCGCTCTACCTTCTCTCGGACCTCTCCCGCGGCGTGACCGGCGAGATCCATTACGTGGATTCGGGCTACAACATCACCTCCATGCCGACGCTGGACACGCTCAGGATCGCCGACGCGGAGTGA